Proteins co-encoded in one Lates calcarifer isolate ASB-BC8 linkage group LG17, TLL_Latcal_v3, whole genome shotgun sequence genomic window:
- the LOC108879030 gene encoding flavin-containing monooxygenase 5 — protein MVQRVAVIGAGPSGLTSIKACLDEGLNPTCFDSSHDIGGLWRFKEKPDPVQANIYQSVVINSSKEMMSFSDFPPPAELPNNMHHSEVLLYLRLYAKAFNLLQHIHFQTTVLSVRQTPDFAVTGQWEVETEREGQRETHVFDAVMVCTGHFTQPHLPLSDFTGIESFEGRYFHSWEYRNADGMEGKRVVVIGIGNSGGDIAVDISRVAEKVYLSTRSGAWVVSRVGQRGFPADLFGTSRMHLMINKVFSSWINRMLEKNLNEAFDHKLYGLKPKHGLFAQIPVVNDDLPARIISGRVQVKPNVKEFCGSSVVFTDGSVINNVDVVVFATGYNYSFPFLPSALQAKSGYRLLLYKHVFPPALTQPTLAVVGFVYSFGAVNPLAEMQARWATRVFKGLSTLPSEERMIKEIQKDIKTMHQSFACSERYPYQVDYIPYLDSLAEQVGARPNILWLLMKDPRLALRVWLGPCTSYQYRLTGPGQWVGARQAILTQWERVIQPFRTREVPEPETRPSSRLSIMVTFSGVILLYCCYNKFCI, from the exons ATGGTTCAGAGGGTGGCAGTGATTGGTGCGGGTCCTTCAGGTCTAACCAGCATCAAGGCCTGTTTGGATGAAGGTCTGAATCCAACCTGCTTTGACAGCAGCCATGACATTGGAGGTCTATGGAGATTTAAG GAGAAGCCAGACCCTGTACAAGCCAACATCTATCAGTCGGTGGTCATTAACAGCTCCAAAGAGATGATGTCTTTCAGTGACTTCCCTCCTCCTGCGGAGCTCCCCAACAACATGCACCACTCTGAGGTGCTGCTGTATCTGCGCCTGTATGCCAAGGCGTTCAATCTGCTGCAGCACATACACTTCCAG acTACTGTGCTCAGTGTGAGGCAGACTCCAGACTTTGCTGTGACAGGCCAGTgggaggtggagacagaaagagagggtcAGAGGGAGACTCATGTTTTTGACGCAGTGATGGTTTGTACCGGACACTTCACCCAACCTCACCTGCCACTCAGCGACTTCACAG GTATTGAGAGCTTTGAAGGCAGATACTTCCACAGCTGGGAATATCGCAATGCTGATGGGATGGAGGGGAAGAGAGTGGTGGTTATTGGGATTGGAAATTCTGGAGGCGATATTGCTGTGGATATCAGTAGAGTTGCTGAGAAG GTGTACCTGAGCACCAGGAGCGGAGCCTGGGTTGTCAGCCGTGTAGGACAGAGAGGATTTCCAGCTGACCTTTTTGGAACTTCTCGAATGCATTTGATGATAAACAAAGTCTTCAGCTCATGGATCAACAGGATGTTGGAGAAGAATCTGAACGAAGCGTTCGACCACAAATTATATGGCCTGAAACCAAAACATGG GTTGTTTGCACAGATCCCTGTCGTGAATGATGACCTGCCAGCTCGGATCATCTCAGGTCGTGTTCAGGTGAAACCAAATGTGAAGGAGTTCTGTGGGTCCAGTGTGGTCTTCACTGATGGGAGCGTCATAAACAAT GTGGATGTGGTGGTGTTTGCCACAGGCTACAACTACAGCTTCCCTTTCCTGCCCTCAGCTCTGCAGGCTAAAAGTGGCTACAGGCTGCTTCTCTACAAACATGTGTTCCCTCCTGCACTCACTCAGCCAACGCTGGCAGTGGTGGGCTTTGTTTACAGCTTTGGGGCGGTCAACCCACTGGCTGAGATGCAGGCACGCTGGGCTACAAGAGTTTTTAAAG GGTTATCAACTCTCCCCTCAGAAGAGAGAATGATAAAGGAAATTCAGAAAGACATCAAAACAATGCACCAGAG TTTTGCCTGCTCTGAGCGTTACCCCTACCAGGTGGACTACATCCCTTACCTGGACTCTCTGGCAGAGCAGGTAGGGGCTCGACCAAACATACTGTGGCTCTTGATGAAGGACCCCAGACTGGCACTGCGGGTTTGGCTGGGTCCCTGTACTTCTTATCAGTACCGTCTGACTGGACCAGGCCAGTGGGTCGGTGCCCGTCAGGCTATTCTCACCCAGTGGGAGCGGGTGATTCAACCTTTCCGGACCAGAGAGGTACCAGAACCAGAGACCAGACCCTCTTCTAGACTGAGCATCATGGTGACTTTCTCAGGTGTTATCCTGTTGTACTGCTGCTACAATAAATTCTGTATATGA